Proteins found in one Lawsonibacter asaccharolyticus genomic segment:
- a CDS encoding transposase gives MPTIAITMKLHLRPSEEDVLAFGVMSKAYMEACNFVAQYAFDNGCFLSVLKLHKALYQTVRSQFGLKAQLAASVFRTVVARYKAVREQLWQRPFRYKDENGERQSITRDLNWLQHPVQFHRPQADLVRNRDYSFAQKGNKISVNTLGKRAIMSYDAPECFAGFFDGSWTFGTGKLVSLLGEWYLHIPATREVDDATLAELDSYAHIVGIDRGIRFLSVSYDEKGKTSFVSGREIMENRQSFADVRVELQSRGTKSAKRALKRISGRENRWMRDVNHCLTKALVSEYGAGTLFVVEDLAGISFAEGNQRDAKGNRELHSWAFYQYEQFLSYKAQLAGAEVLKVLPKYTSQRCPRCGRILKSNRHRETHEYVCDACGYRTNDDRAGAMNIHYLGRMYAAGDPEPKFVLPKPAPAAADASGPGEAKLA, from the coding sequence ATGCCTACCATCGCAATTACCATGAAACTGCACCTTCGCCCCAGCGAAGAAGATGTATTGGCCTTTGGGGTCATGTCCAAAGCATATATGGAGGCCTGCAACTTTGTCGCCCAATATGCGTTCGACAACGGCTGCTTCCTGAGCGTGCTCAAGCTGCATAAGGCGCTGTACCAAACTGTCCGCAGCCAATTTGGGCTGAAGGCTCAGCTGGCTGCATCCGTATTTCGGACCGTCGTTGCCCGCTACAAGGCTGTGCGGGAGCAGCTTTGGCAGCGCCCGTTCCGCTACAAAGATGAAAACGGCGAACGGCAGTCTATCACCCGCGACCTGAACTGGCTCCAGCATCCGGTGCAGTTCCACCGGCCGCAGGCCGACCTGGTGCGCAACCGGGACTACAGCTTTGCCCAGAAGGGAAACAAAATCTCCGTGAATACGCTGGGCAAGCGGGCCATCATGTCCTATGACGCGCCTGAGTGCTTTGCCGGCTTCTTCGACGGCAGCTGGACCTTCGGTACCGGCAAACTGGTGAGCCTCCTGGGTGAGTGGTACCTCCATATCCCGGCGACCCGGGAAGTGGATGACGCCACCCTGGCTGAGCTGGACAGCTATGCCCATATTGTTGGCATCGACCGCGGCATCAGGTTCCTCTCTGTCAGCTATGATGAAAAGGGCAAAACCTCCTTTGTCTCCGGCAGGGAGATCATGGAAAATCGGCAATCCTTTGCAGATGTACGGGTCGAACTGCAGTCCAGGGGCACCAAATCTGCAAAGCGGGCGCTGAAGCGCATTTCGGGACGAGAGAACCGCTGGATGAGGGATGTTAATCATTGCCTCACGAAGGCACTCGTCTCCGAATATGGCGCCGGCACCCTCTTTGTAGTAGAGGACCTGGCGGGCATCAGCTTCGCGGAGGGCAACCAGCGTGACGCGAAGGGCAACCGGGAACTGCACTCCTGGGCGTTCTATCAGTACGAGCAATTCCTCAGCTACAAGGCGCAGCTGGCCGGAGCCGAGGTGCTGAAGGTCTTGCCCAAGTACACCTCCCAGCGCTGCCCCAGGTGTGGCCGCATCCTTAAATCAAACCGCCACCGCGAGACCCATGAATATGTCTGCGACGCCTGCGGCTACCGCACCAACGACGACCGGGCGGGCGCCATGAACATCCATTATCTGGGACGGATGTACGCAGCAGGCGACCCAGAGCCTAAGTTTGTACTGCCGAAGCCTGCTCCTGCTGCCGCAGATGCGAGTGGCCCCGGAGAAGCCAAACTGGCCTAG
- a CDS encoding DNA primase, producing the protein MEEKLFLVDDRHYLHVQECDEGGYDYTFYDKESYAAVDGGRMDEPEEWGITTILQAAEAICYDHGLTPEMIVAAPLDMVEPLQDAQG; encoded by the coding sequence GTGGAGGAGAAATTATTCTTGGTCGATGACCGGCACTACCTGCATGTACAGGAATGCGATGAAGGTGGGTATGATTACACCTTCTACGACAAGGAGTCCTATGCAGCGGTTGACGGTGGCCGTATGGACGAGCCGGAGGAGTGGGGGATCACCACCATTCTTCAGGCTGCCGAGGCGATCTGCTATGATCACGGGCTCACTCCCGAGATGATCGTGGCGGCGCCGCTGGACATGGTCGAACCTTTGCAGGATGCACAGGGTTAA
- a CDS encoding histone family protein DNA-binding protein — protein MTKTELISAMAAECSLSKTDAGKALDAFMHQVTVALASGEKVILAGFGVFEVKERAERTGRNPQTKEEILIPASRTPSFKPGKPLKEVMKG, from the coding sequence ATGACAAAAACCGAACTGATTTCCGCGATGGCTGCCGAGTGCAGCCTCTCCAAGACTGACGCCGGCAAGGCTCTGGATGCCTTCATGCACCAGGTAACTGTTGCTCTGGCCTCCGGTGAGAAGGTCATTCTTGCCGGCTTTGGTGTATTCGAGGTGAAGGAAAGAGCCGAGCGGACGGGTCGGAACCCGCAGACCAAGGAGGAGATCCTCATCCCTGCGTCCCGCACCCCCAGCTTCAAGCCCGGCAAGCCTCTGAAGGAGGTTATGAAGGGCTGA